Part of the Vicia villosa cultivar HV-30 ecotype Madison, WI unplaced genomic scaffold, Vvil1.0 ctg.000393F_1_1, whole genome shotgun sequence genome is shown below.
CGGATCTAGATCTTCGTCTCCGGCTTCGACGGCCACGGCGTCGACGTCGGCGAGGCCTATGATTGGTGGATTGTCGTGTTTGTTTTCGTCTTCGGTGGCGGTGAAGCATGTTCCGTTGACGAGCTTTTCCGGTGGAGATGAAGATGAATTGAAGGAGCTTGGTAGTTCGTTTTCGTATTCGTATTCGCCGAGTAAGTTTGCTGGATCTTGGAAGAGGGATAGGGATCATCAGATTCAGAGTCCGGTTTCGGTTTTTCAGTGTCCGGTTTCGTGTAGTAGTAGTATGGGGACGGTTCGTGGTGCGTCGAGGAGTAGTGCTGGTGGGTTGTTTGAAGGGTTTGTGAGGAGTGCTTTGGGTTCTTCTTGTTTGGATTATGAAACTACTGGTGTTAGGCttcgtggtggtggtggtggtgagtTTGATGGAGGTGGTtcttctggggttgttgatgagTTGACTTTCAATTTGGAGGATACTTTTGTGGAAGGTTGCTTTGGATTTGAGTTTGAGCCTTATGCTAAGAAGTTGTTGATGAGTGCTCAATTGAGGCACAAGATCTTTTGTGAAGAGTTTGTTATTAAGGCGTTTTGTGAAGCTGAGAAAGCACACAGAGGACAGGTTTGTTGAATTTTATGTATGATTGGATTTGGGATGCatgatttttggtttgtttgaatgatgttgatgAATTGTTTGTTTGTAGATGCGAGCTAGTGGTGATCCGTATTTGCAGCATTGTTTGGAAACTGCCGTGTTGTTGGCTTTGATCGGTGCAAATTCCACTGTAGTTGCTGCAGGGCTTTTGCATGATACACTTGATGATGCTTTTCTTACTTATGATTATATATTTGGGATGTTTGGAGCTGGAGTTGCTGATTTAGTTGAAGGGGTGAGGGATTTGTTTGGTGTTAATCTATAATTGGTTGTTATTTATGATTAAGATAATGGAGTTTGATGTTTTAGATTTGCATGTTTTTAGGTGATCTTTGAATCAGGCTTTACAATTGAATTTGTCCCTGAATTTTCTGATTTAGATCTAGTGTTAATGACTTGTTGTCTTCCATCAAATGTTGGGTGTACACTTTACATATCTTATTGGCTTTGTTCCTCTTTGAGTGATTTCTCGAAGCTGTCATGTTTTTGTTGTCTTGTTTCGTCTCTATGTTGACTGTTGATCCGTTTTCTCCTTCTTGATGTTTTAGTGATCGTTATTGTTTGAAAGTAACAATAATTTATCTATTTGGTTTGTGCAGTAAGCTTTGTTTGCGTAGCTTTTTGTTATAGTTTAGATGCTTTCATCTGTTGTGTGTTGGTTACGTCCTGCACTTAGATTTTTCTATTCAATTTTTGTACTGCTAGCCGGTGGCATTTTTGTTGGAATGTATAATTTATGATGCCAATTTATGTCTTCACTTATGCTTATTGATCTTTCTATAGTTTTTTCTTCAAGAATCTAACTGATTGTTACGGCATTTTAGGTTTCTAAACTAAGTCATTTAAGCAAGCTGGCTAGAGACAACAACACAGCTAGTAAGTCTGTTGAAGCAGATCGCCTGCATACAATGTTCCTTGCCATGGCAGATGCAAGAGCTGTCCTCATTAAATTGGCGGACCGATTACATAATATGATGACACTAGATGCCTTGCCGGTTGCCAAGCAGCAGAGGTTTGCAAAGGAGACTTTGGAGATTTTTGCACCTTTGGCCAATCGCTTGGGAATAGCTAATTGGAAGGAACAGTTGGAAAATTTATGTTTTAAGCATCTCAACCCTGTGCAGCACATGGAGCTTTCGTCAAAACTTGTGGAATCGTATGATGATGCAATGATTGCTTCTGCCATAGAAAGATTAGAGAAAGCACTCAAAGATGAAGGCATTTCTTATCATGTCATTTCTGGGCGGCACAAGAGCTTGTATAGCATTTACTGCAAAATGTTAAAGTAAGTTTTacctttctttcttttatttgacTGCCCCCTTATATAATATATtgcatgttatatttacgtgAATGAGACTATTTTGAATTCGAAACTACTGATATAAATTGTATAGCATCTTCAACATGGTGCATTGTACTTTTTGCGCGCTTCAAATTCTCAATTATTCATTTGTCTACAAATTTGCAGGAAGAAATTAACCATAGATGATATCCATGACATTTATGGGCTGCGCTTGATTGTTGAGAAGGAGGAAGACTGTTACAAAGCCTTAAAAATTGTTCACCAGTTATGGTCAGAGGTTCCTGGAAAACTGAAAGATTACATACGTGGTCCCAAGTTCAATGGGTATGTTGCAGGTTAATAGCAGTAATGCACACTTGCAAGTGTCTGTTTCTATATCGTCTGACTTAGATTTTGTATTTCACAGGTATCAATCTCTGCACACTGTGGTGATGGGTGAAGGCAAGGTTCCCCTCGAAGTACAAGTTCGAACAAAAGATATGCATTCGCAAGCAGAATTTGGATTTGCTGCTCATTGGAGGTACAAGGAAGATCACTGCCAGCTTTCTTCCTATGTGCTTCAGATGGTTGAGTGGGCTCGTTGGGTTGTCACCTGGCAGTGCGAAGCAATGAGCAAAAATTCTACTTCTGTTGGATGTGTCGATTCAATCAAGCCACCTTGCAAGTTCCCTTCTCATGCTGAGAATTGCCCATATTCTTACAAGCCTGATTGTGCGCAGGATGGGCCTGTGTTCGTTATCATGATTGAGAATGATAAGGTATGTGCTAGATTTTGTTTAATATATAAGGCTTGTTTGGCATGAGTAGTTTTCACAATGTTTCTTGTCGACATACAAGGGTCAGATGCTGATTGTgttaaaaatgtgaaaaagaagacatgcattgcatttcatgccaaCCAAAATTTAGAATCTTGTGATGTGTTTGAAACATCTGTATTTACCGTCATTGTCCTTCTGGCTGCGCAGATGTCTGTTCAAGAGTTTTGTGCAAACTCAACAGTACTCGATTTGTTGGAGAGAGCCGGCCGAGCAAGCTGTAGGTTGACAACATATAGGTTCCCTCTAAAGGAAGAATTGAGGCCAAGACTGAATCACAAGCCTGTAAGTGATCCAAATTGCAAGTTGAAGATGGGAGACGTGGTCGAGCTTACACCGGCCATACCTGACAGGTATCTGACTGAATATAGGGAAGAAATCCAGCGAATGTATGATCGCGGGCTAACTGTATCAAAAATGGGAACTACTACTGCAAGCAGCATGGTTGGCACCAGTTGACCTTTGCTTGACTTTGATATATATTCCAACTTGTTGTTTAGTCACAGTTTATGATGTATATAGATAAAATCTGTACagaacaaaaaaaaatgttactTCTATGAACTTGCTAACTTGATTCAATTGTGATTTATGTAGTTGGTCCAATGATTAAGTTCTATTTTGTGAGTCCTGCTTTTATCAAATAGTAGTTTTTATCTTTATTCACTAATATGAGTTTGTAGAACATTATGCATATCAACATTCTACTTTACAGTAGAGTCTGTACTTGCAAAGTTGCAATCAATATCACAAAATCAATGGATCATGGATCACTAACTCGAAATAGTTAAGACTGAAGAGAGCATATTAATACAACAAACTAAGATTTATAGTATATCCTTTTTCTTATAcctttttaattttaggtttatgtCTTTTATGGTTATTCTTTGCGTAGAGTGCAATACAAGACATGTTCCAAACGCACATGCATTACTGTCCCCCATTAGTTTTAAAAACTTGGTATGCATTCCTTTGAGATGTGGCCAATTACAAGTTCATTGTTTTTAAGTATTCTTTATGCTTTGGAtctttagaattatttttatttttaaagagaAGGGTAAATAAATCTTAAAAGATGATACAtgacataattttaaaatttggcTAATCAATAGATTTTGGGACATTATTTTCAAACTAAGATTCCTTGCAAGAATAAGAAAAATCAAAACTTCTCATTAAAAATCAAACACTTGACATTTGATTTCAATAATTGAATTTAAATAGGAGATTATATGAAGTGGTCCCACTTTCATTCAACTGATTTGATTTGCTTACCGTGGCAAATGCTTAAATTGACGAGTGTGGGTGTGGGCAATATGATTCCCACATCACGTCTTTCTCTTTCATTTCCTCTTCTCTTTAATTTTAAAGCAACTTTAGGAATTACATTATTAGATTGAAATTgcgttatttaaaaaatataatgattAAAGACTATCGTATTTAACatctaaatattatattaaaatatcatttcgACGGTAgtcttttaatttttgaaattctcaaaagttccattcttagtcttctggatgaatatccataactttctagaataatcatcagttatgaataaaaaatattttgctcctgaatgtgatgaaCACCTTACATGCTTCCAaatatcagcatggatgtaatcaagggatccatatgTTATTTGTTGGCCTttattg
Proteins encoded:
- the LOC131627687 gene encoding probable GTP diphosphokinase RSH2, chloroplastic, which gives rise to MAVSTISLYASPPSSVCSAPHQISPHASYDFDFGSRSSSPASTATASTSARPMIGGLSCLFSSSVAVKHVPLTSFSGGDEDELKELGSSFSYSYSPSKFAGSWKRDRDHQIQSPVSVFQCPVSCSSSMGTVRGASRSSAGGLFEGFVRSALGSSCLDYETTGVRLRGGGGGEFDGGGSSGVVDELTFNLEDTFVEGCFGFEFEPYAKKLLMSAQLRHKIFCEEFVIKAFCEAEKAHRGQMRASGDPYLQHCLETAVLLALIGANSTVVAAGLLHDTLDDAFLTYDYIFGMFGAGVADLVEGVSKLSHLSKLARDNNTASKSVEADRLHTMFLAMADARAVLIKLADRLHNMMTLDALPVAKQQRFAKETLEIFAPLANRLGIANWKEQLENLCFKHLNPVQHMELSSKLVESYDDAMIASAIERLEKALKDEGISYHVISGRHKSLYSIYCKMLKKKLTIDDIHDIYGLRLIVEKEEDCYKALKIVHQLWSEVPGKLKDYIRGPKFNGYQSLHTVVMGEGKVPLEVQVRTKDMHSQAEFGFAAHWRYKEDHCQLSSYVLQMVEWARWVVTWQCEAMSKNSTSVGCVDSIKPPCKFPSHAENCPYSYKPDCAQDGPVFVIMIENDKMSVQEFCANSTVLDLLERAGRASCRLTTYRFPLKEELRPRLNHKPVSDPNCKLKMGDVVELTPAIPDRYLTEYREEIQRMYDRGLTVSKMGTTTASSMVGTS